A single genomic interval of Sceloporus undulatus isolate JIND9_A2432 ecotype Alabama chromosome 2, SceUnd_v1.1, whole genome shotgun sequence harbors:
- the LOC121922975 gene encoding zinc finger protein 883-like — MEEDVKEASLGDNAQKSETYHKPDVASQEIIKLVIEKEEFGNQKGPKMQKGNLSRDRKNFPSLEADVSEPLNSQAKQIQCPVCGKICKDTSHFNVHFRLHTGEKPYKCTECGKTFRQSGHLYSHQRSHAGEKLHSYMECTKSFSDCDSCTHHQRTHTGEKRYKCIECGKSFSNSGHLHSHQVTHTKERPYTCMECGKSFARSNSLYSHQRIHTGEKPYQCMECGNSFNQTSNLNSHQRTHTGEKPYKCMDCGKSFSASGHLRSHQRIHTGEKPYKCMECGKSFSQSGNLRSHQRTHIEDKPYKCLECGMSFSATGHLRSHERTHTGEKPYKCMECGRCFSQSGNLRSHQRTHIEEKPYKCIECGKSYSQSGHLRSHQRTHTGEKPYKCMECGKSFSDYGACAKHQITHTGEKPYKCMECGKRFSRGDSLRSHQRSHTGEKPYKCMECGKSFSDSACLHSHHRTHTGEKPYNCIECGKSFSQSGSLRLHQRTHIDDKPYICIECGRGFSRSQYLRSHQRTHTGEKPYKCMECGKSFSNYGTCTKHQRTHTGERPYKCMECGKSFSRSDSLHSHQRIHTGEKPYKCAECGKSFRRIGHVHSHQRTHRRDKALLKTGQTTSAVFL; from the exons ATGGAGGAGGATGTGAAAGAGGCTTCTCTGG GAGATAATGCGCAGAAGAGTGAGACCTATCACAAGCCAGATGTAGCATCACAGGAAATAATTAAGCTTGTCATAGAAAAAGAGGAATTTGGAAATCAAAAGGGACCAAAAATGCAGAAAGGAAACCTATCAAGGGACAGAAAGAACTTTCCTTCTCTGGAAGCTGATGTTTCTGAACCCCTGAATTCACAGGCAAAACAGATCCAATGTCCTGTCTGTGGGAAAATATGCAAAGATACATCACACTTCAATGTACACTTCAGacttcacacaggagagaaaccgtacaaatgcACAGAATGTGGAAAGACTTTCCGTCAGAGTGGACATCTTTATTCACATCAGAGAAGCCACGCAGGGGAAAAATTACATAGCTACATGGAATGCACAAAGAGTTTCAGTGATTGTGACTCATGTACTCATCATCAAAggactcacacaggagagaaacgatacaaatgcatagaatgtggaaagagcttcagtaatAGTGGACATCTACATTCACATCAAGTAACTCATACAAAGGAAAGACCATATACatgtatggaatgtggaaagagcttcgctcGTAGTAATAGTTTATATTCACATCAAAGAatacacacaggggagaaaccatatcagtgcatggaatgtggaaacagCTTTAATCAGACTTCAAATCTAAATTCTCATCAAAGAacccatacaggggagaaaccatataaatgcatggactgtggaaagagcttcagtgcaAGTGGACatctacgttcacatcaaagaatccacacaggggagaaaccttataaatgcatggagtgtgggaaaagtttcagtcagagtggaaattTACGCtcacatcaaagaactcacatAGAGGATAAACCAtataaatgcctggaatgtggaatgAGTTTTAGTGCTACTGGACATCTACGTTCACatgaaagaacccacacaggggagaagccatataaatgcatggagtgtggaagatgtttcagtcagagtggaaatcTACGCtcacatcaaagaactcacatagaggagaaaccatataaatgcatagaatgtggaaagagttacAGTCAAAGTGGACATCTgcgttcacatcaaagaacccacacaggggagaaaccatataaatgcatggaatgtggaaagagcttcagtgatTACGGAGCTTGTGCTAAACATCAAATaacacacacaggggagaaaccatataaatgcatggaatgtggaaagaggttCTCTCGCGGTGACAGTTTACGTTCACACCAAAGaagccacacaggggagaaaccatataaatgcatggaatgtggaaagagcttcagtgatAGTGCATGTTTACATTCACATCacagaacccacacaggggagaaaccatataattgcatagaatgtggaaagagtttcagtcagAGTGGAAGTCTACGCTTACATCAAAGAACGCACATAGATGATAAACCATATATATGCATAGAATGTGGGAGAGGTTTCTCTCGTAGTCAATATTTACGTTcccatcaaagaacccacacgggagagaaaccatataaatgtatggaatgCGGAAAGAGCTTCAGTAATTATGGAACATGTACTAAACATCAAAGgactcacacaggggagagaccatataaatgcatggaatgtggaaagagcttctctcGTAGTGACAGTttacattcacatcaaagaattcacacaggggagaaaccatataaatgtgcggaatgtggaaagagctttaggCGGATTGGACATGTACATTCACATCAGAGAACCCACAGACGGGATAAAGCTTTACTGAAAACAGGACAGACTACTTCTGCTGTGTTCCTTTGA